The Miscanthus floridulus cultivar M001 chromosome 7, ASM1932011v1, whole genome shotgun sequence genome includes a region encoding these proteins:
- the LOC136464982 gene encoding uncharacterized protein, which produces MTHSRATGHTPFFMVYGAEAILPADLEYRALRVKAYTDQGNKTYLEDTVDQLDEARDVALLRSAKYQQAMRRYHSHHVRGRAFSVGDLVLCLVQSNKNHHKLSPPWEGPYIVAEVLRPDTYKLKDADGQVLTNA; this is translated from the coding sequence ATGACCCACAGCCGGGCAACCGGccacacacccttcttcatggtctacggtgccgaggctatcctccccgcCGACCTTGAATACAGGGCGCTGAGGGTGAAGGCGTACACCGACCAGGGCAACAAAACATACCTCGAAGACACCGTAGATCAGCTCGATGAAGcacgtgatgttgccctcctccgatcggccaagtaccagcaagcaatGCGTCGGTACCACAGCCACCACGTCCGAGGTCGGGCCTTCAGCGTCGGTGACCTGGTACTgtgcctcgtgcagagcaacaaaaACCACCACAAGCTATCACCGccgtgggaaggaccctacatcgTCGCCGAGGTACTTCGGCCAGACACTTACAAGCTCAAGGACGCTGACGGACAAGtcctcaccaatgcctag
- the LOC136464981 gene encoding uncharacterized protein — translation MAAYCREVRRLEEKFDRLELNHIPRRDNEAADALAKIMSNWDSVPTGVFASDQDQPMVRYGEAGGVGGLPPPPERGADRPLSGADPSVALAAFVVLQANEDMGLDLVGPLKRAPGGYTHLLVTVDKFSKWIEARPISRIRSEEAMTFFTNIIHRFGVPNSIIIDNGTQFTGKKFLNFCDKNHIQVDWAAVAHPRTNGQVEHANDMILRGLKPWIFNRLNQYGKRWVAELPLVV, via the exons ATGGCCGCGTACTGCCGCGAGGTCCGCCGACTCGAGGAAAAGTTCGACCGCCTTGAGCTAAACCACATCCCACGAAGGGACAACGAGGCAGCTGATGCCCTAGCGAAGATCATGTCTAACTGGGATTCGGTCCCGACTGGGGTCTTTGCCAGTGACCAAGACCAACCCATGGTGCGGTACGGTGAAGCGGGAGGGGTCGGTGGCCTGCCGCCCCCCCCAGAACGTGGAGCCGACCGACCACTCTCGGGGGCTGACCCCTCAGTGGCCCTCGCGGCCTTCGTGGTCTTGCAGGCCAACGAGGACATG gggcttgatctggtcggacccctcaagagggcgcccgggggctacacccatctccTTGTCACCGtggataagttctccaagtggatagaggctcggccgatCTCTAGAATTCGATCGGAGGAGGCCATGACTTTCTTCACTAacatcatccaccgcttcggagTCCCCAACTCTATCATCAtcgacaatgggacacagttcacgGGGAAGAAGTTCCTCAATTTCTGTGACAAGAACCACATCCAAGTCGACTGGGCCGCCGTGGCGCACCCTCGCACGAACGGGCAAGTCGAGCATGCCAACGACATGATCCTGCGAGGCCTCAAGCCTTGGATTTTCAATCGGCTGAACCAGTATGGCAAGCGATGGGTCGCGGAGCTACCCTTGGTAGTCTAG